The following coding sequences are from one Spea bombifrons isolate aSpeBom1 chromosome 13, aSpeBom1.2.pri, whole genome shotgun sequence window:
- the LOC128471102 gene encoding ubiquinol-cytochrome-c reductase complex assembly factor 1 isoform X2 yields the protein MGFTGPLKYNKWKIKIAALRMYTCCVERIDYDEFFEKCSLPDTLNSWFLVTQLHVWMCLVRMKQEGRAGKYMCRYIVHSMWEDVQQRGKVMGIDSVALKNSMRALTEIFYAAIFGYDEGIISDDRVLAASLWRNLFNQQCEDPQQVELMVEYVRKQIQYLDSLNGEDLLLTGEVVWRPLVENDPQSILKPSAPTYNDEGL from the exons ATGGGTTTCACTGGACCTCTGAAGTATAACAAATGG AAAATAAAGATTGCTGCCTTGCGCATGTATACATGCTGTGTGGAAAGGATAGATTATGATGAGTTTTTTGAAA AATGCAGTCTTCCGGATACACTGAATTCATGGTTCCTTGTGACGCAGTTACACGTCTG GATGTGCCTGGTACGGATGAAGCAGGAAGGCCGAGCTGGAAAATATATGTGTCGATACATAGTCCATTCCATGTGGGAAGACGTTCAACAGCGTGGGAAAGTAATGGGA ATTGATTCTGTGGCTTTGAAGAACAGCATGAGGGCTTTGACCGAAATTTTTTATGCTGCGATATTTGGATATGACGAG GGAATTATATCAGATGACAGAGTTCTGGCAGCATCTCTTTGGCGGAATCTTTTCAACCAGCAATGTGAAGACCCTCAGCAAGTTGAGTTGATGGTGGAGTATGTGCGGAAACAG ATCCAATATCTGGATTCACTAAACGGCGAAGATCTCCTGCTGACTGGTGAAGTCGTTTGGCGTCCCCTGGTGGAGAATGACCCTCAAAGCATCCTGAAGCCATCTGCCCCAACCTACAATGACGAGGGGCTTTAG
- the LOC128471102 gene encoding ubiquinol-cytochrome-c reductase complex assembly factor 1 isoform X1 — protein sequence MAALVRLGSLCHSARDLRNVCCGLTLRSPAATQILRSLHVTQEHYATKGELRPSEEEVGTFTKIIEAMGFTGPLKYNKWKIKIAALRMYTCCVERIDYDEFFEKCSLPDTLNSWFLVTQLHVWMCLVRMKQEGRAGKYMCRYIVHSMWEDVQQRGKVMGIDSVALKNSMRALTEIFYAAIFGYDEGIISDDRVLAASLWRNLFNQQCEDPQQVELMVEYVRKQIQYLDSLNGEDLLLTGEVVWRPLVENDPQSILKPSAPTYNDEGL from the exons AGTCTTTGCCATTCTGCACGTGATTTGAGAAATGTATGCTGTGGATTAACGCTCAGATCGCCTGCAGCAACACAAATACTGAGGTCACTGCACGTCACTCAAGAG CATTATGCAACTAAAGGTGAGCTCCGACCATCAGAGGAGGAAGTTGGAACTTTTACTAAAATAATTGAAGCAATGGGTTTCACTGGACCTCTGAAGTATAACAAATGG AAAATAAAGATTGCTGCCTTGCGCATGTATACATGCTGTGTGGAAAGGATAGATTATGATGAGTTTTTTGAAA AATGCAGTCTTCCGGATACACTGAATTCATGGTTCCTTGTGACGCAGTTACACGTCTG GATGTGCCTGGTACGGATGAAGCAGGAAGGCCGAGCTGGAAAATATATGTGTCGATACATAGTCCATTCCATGTGGGAAGACGTTCAACAGCGTGGGAAAGTAATGGGA ATTGATTCTGTGGCTTTGAAGAACAGCATGAGGGCTTTGACCGAAATTTTTTATGCTGCGATATTTGGATATGACGAG GGAATTATATCAGATGACAGAGTTCTGGCAGCATCTCTTTGGCGGAATCTTTTCAACCAGCAATGTGAAGACCCTCAGCAAGTTGAGTTGATGGTGGAGTATGTGCGGAAACAG ATCCAATATCTGGATTCACTAAACGGCGAAGATCTCCTGCTGACTGGTGAAGTCGTTTGGCGTCCCCTGGTGGAGAATGACCCTCAAAGCATCCTGAAGCCATCTGCCCCAACCTACAATGACGAGGGGCTTTAG